In Micrococcales bacterium, the genomic stretch AGTTGTTCGCCACGATGCCGACCACATCGCCATCCATACGGGCGAAACCCACAATCAGCTCCGTGGCCCAGAGGGCGTGGATCTCGAAGAAGGTGTCGGCGTCGACGAGGCCCCGGACGTACCGGTACATGTCGAACGCCTGCCGCTCGGACTCCGGGACGAGGGCCCGCAGGTCCACGTTCACAGGGGCGACCGGCTGCGCGTCCGGCGGATCCAGCTCCCAGTTCTCGGGGAGGTAACTGAGGTACCGCTTGACCCCGAGCAGTGCGTCCGACTCACTGCTGACCAGCATGTGGCCGACGCCGCTGTCCACGCAGTGGACCCGGGCGCCACCCATCTCCTCCAGGGTGGTCTTCTCCCCGGTCACCATCTGCACCATGCGGTCGCTGGCCAAGTACATGCTCGCGTTGCCCTCGACCATGATCACGATGTCGCAGAACGCCGGGATGTACGCCCCGCCCGCCGCCGACGGCCCGAACAGCGCGCACACCTGGGGGATCGCGCCGCTGGCCTTGACCTGGGTGTGGAAGATCTTGCCGGCCCCGCGCCGCCCCGGGAACAGGTCCACCTGGTCGGTGATCCGGGCCCCGGCCGAGTCGACGAGGTAGACCATGGGGACACCGGTCTGCAGGGCGACCTCGATGATGCGGATGATCTTCTCCACGGTGCGGGCCCCCCAGGAGCCGGCCTTGACTGTGGAGTCGTTGGCCATCAGGCACACGGTCCGGCCGTCGATCGTCGCAGTGCCGGTGACCACGCCGTCGGCCGGCAGCCCGTCGGCCTTGACGTTGGCGTACATCCCGTCCTCCACGAAGGAGCCCGTATCCACCAACCGGTCGATACGGTCGCGGGCGAAGAACTTCCCGCGCCGGGCGTTGGCCTCGTGGTACTTCTTCGCGCCCCCGGCCTTGACCTGCTCGGACAACGACTTCAGATCATGGGTGTTCACATGCGTAGCGTAGGGGCGCCCCCGCGGGCTGCGCCGCGTCAGTCCCGGTAGCCGGTGCCCCGGGCGAGTACGAACGCCCGCAGCACGCCGAATCCGCGTACCGGCCGCCCACGCTGGCCGCGCAACACGTAGCGGGGATCCTCCTCGAGCTGCGCCCTCGTCTCGGCATCCACGAGGGTGCCGCCGGGCTTGGCCATCGCGGTCAATCGGCTGGCGAGGTTCACCGTGCTCCCGAAGACGTCACCCATCCGGGAAACCACCTGTCCGGTGGCCAGACCCACGCGCACCTCCGGCACGCTGTCGTCTGCGGCGTGGGTCTCGTGCAGGTGCAGCGCGATGTCGGCGGCGTGGCTCGCCGACAGTGCGGTGAACAGGATCTCGTCGCCTACCGTCTTCACCAGCCGGCCGCCGGAGGCCGCCACGATGTCCGCACTGACAGCCTCGAATCGTTGCACGAGCCCAGCGAGTTCATGCTCGGGCAACCGCCGCGACAGCCGCGTGTAGCCGACCATGTCGGCGAACCCGACACTCATGACCCCAGAGTCGTCCGCCGACTCCCGACCAGTGGCGGCGGCTCGACTCACCGCGGTCGCCAGGGCACGCCGCCAGACATAGACCAGCAGCGCTTCCAGGTCCGGCATGAGCCGGTCGAGTTCGTCGGTGAACTCGCCCAAGGTGCTCAGCGCCAGACCGTCCGCCACGTCGATGGTGCCGGCACGCTCCAGAAGTCCGGCCAGCGTGTTGACCTGCCAGTCGGCCAGGCGGGCGGTGGTCTGGCCGAGCCCGCGGACCAGATCATTGGCGGTGTCCGGATCGATGTTGCCGACCTCGATGAAGTGCAGCATGCGGTGCAGCGCCGCGACATCGGCGTCGGTGAACGCGACCGCCTCCCCCACGTCGGCGTACCCCATGGAGCGCCAAAGGACACGGGCGGACTCCAGGGGCACCCCGGCATCCGCGGCCACCTCGTCGCGGGTGAACTTGAACGGCCCGCCCAGCAACCGCTCCTGGATGGCGGAGAGGTCCGGCACGTCAGATCCTTTGCCTCTGCTCACGATTCGACGGTCGGCGGGCTCGGGTCGATCCCGTGGTTGCGCGAGCGCCGGAACGAGTCGTCCTCGTCATGCAGGCGGTACACCTCGCGCTGCACCTGCTCGACGTTCGGGATGTTCTCGATGACCAACTGCCCGTTCTCCGCGGCACTCTCGATCATCAGCGTCCCGCAGTTGAGGACGCGCTCCCAGACCGAGTGGTCGAAGGAGACGTCGTTGACCTTCGACAACGGCATGTCCCGGCCACGGCGGGCGACGATCCCGGTGCGGATGATGATCCGGCGGTTCGTGAACACGTACTGCGTGGTCCACCAGAACAAGAACGGCCTGATGACCATGATGAACAGCGCGATGAGTGCGGCGATGGCCAGCACCCAGGTCATGATGGTGCCGGTGGAGCCCTCGAACCAGGAGTTCACCTTGGCGAGCAGGAAGGCGGTCACCCCGATGATGACCAGCAACCAGATGATCGGCCAGATCAGCGTCTTCCACGCCGGGCGCAGTTCGAACTGCACCTGCTCGTCGTCGCCGAGGAGTTTCGTCGGGTAGCCCATAGCCGAATCGTGCCACGTTCGGGCCGCGGGATCACCCCTTCAGGCTCACATCGGCCGCTGACACCGCGCGCACCAGCGCGTGGCGATCCCGCACCAGCAGGCGGCCCTCGGCGTCAATATCCGTGGCGTGCCCCTGCCACACCCCATCGGGGGCGAACACCTCCACGTCGCGGCCGAGCGTCACGCACTGTGCGGAATACGCCTCGTGAGCCCCGCAGCGCCGGGCGTCCCCGCCGGATGCCACGAAGCGGGAGTACCAGGTGTGCAGCCCGCCCACAACATGGGCGGCCAACGCATCTGCATCCGGGTCCCCGCCGATCTCAGCCACGCTGAGCGCCTGCGGGTCGGGGCGGTCGTCCGCAAACGCCAGATTGACCCCGATCCCCACGATGGCGCTGTTCGCGTCGCGCACCGACAGGATCCCGGCGAGCTTGCCGTCCCCGGACACCACGTCGTTGGGCCACTTCACCCCCACCCCGGCGGCACCGGCGTCGCGGGCCGCATCAGCCACGGCCAGCCCGGCCAGCAAAGGGATCCACCCCCACGCCCGCACGGTGGTGGGGACGTCCAAGCGGATGGACAAGGTCAGCCCATCGCCCGGGTGGCTGATCCAGGTCCGGTCGAGGCGGCCGCGGCCGGCGGTCTGCTCCTGGGCGATGCGCACCAGGCCGTGACCGGC encodes the following:
- a CDS encoding acyl-CoA carboxylase subunit beta yields the protein MNTHDLKSLSEQVKAGGAKKYHEANARRGKFFARDRIDRLVDTGSFVEDGMYANVKADGLPADGVVTGTATIDGRTVCLMANDSTVKAGSWGARTVEKIIRIIEVALQTGVPMVYLVDSAGARITDQVDLFPGRRGAGKIFHTQVKASGAIPQVCALFGPSAAGGAYIPAFCDIVIMVEGNASMYLASDRMVQMVTGEKTTLEEMGGARVHCVDSGVGHMLVSSESDALLGVKRYLSYLPENWELDPPDAQPVAPVNVDLRALVPESERQAFDMYRYVRGLVDADTFFEIHALWATELIVGFARMDGDVVGIVANNSSSKGGALFVDSADKAARFVQLCDAFNVPLVFLSDVPGFMVGTIVEKQGIIRHGAKMITAISEATVPKICVVVRKAYGAGLYAMAGPGFEPDATIALPTAKIAVMGAEAAVNAVYANKIAALETDNERTKFILAMREEYEQDIDVMRLASELVVDAVIEPEDLRDEIITRIARARTKDRFFSHRRHGVTPV
- a CDS encoding adenylate/guanylate cyclase domain-containing protein, yielding MSRGKGSDVPDLSAIQERLLGGPFKFTRDEVAADAGVPLESARVLWRSMGYADVGEAVAFTDADVAALHRMLHFIEVGNIDPDTANDLVRGLGQTTARLADWQVNTLAGLLERAGTIDVADGLALSTLGEFTDELDRLMPDLEALLVYVWRRALATAVSRAAATGRESADDSGVMSVGFADMVGYTRLSRRLPEHELAGLVQRFEAVSADIVAASGGRLVKTVGDEILFTALSASHAADIALHLHETHAADDSVPEVRVGLATGQVVSRMGDVFGSTVNLASRLTAMAKPGGTLVDAETRAQLEEDPRYVLRGQRGRPVRGFGVLRAFVLARGTGYRD
- a CDS encoding PH domain-containing protein, yielding MGYPTKLLGDDEQVQFELRPAWKTLIWPIIWLLVIIGVTAFLLAKVNSWFEGSTGTIMTWVLAIAALIALFIMVIRPFLFWWTTQYVFTNRRIIIRTGIVARRGRDMPLSKVNDVSFDHSVWERVLNCGTLMIESAAENGQLVIENIPNVEQVQREVYRLHDEDDSFRRSRNHGIDPSPPTVES
- a CDS encoding biotin--[acetyl-CoA-carboxylase] ligase, whose protein sequence is MRADEYHAVTDVCARIGWPAPQVVASTGSTNDDLVGVAGHGLVRIAQEQTAGRGRLDRTWISHPGDGLTLSIRLDVPTTVRAWGWIPLLAGLAVADAARDAGAAGVGVKWPNDVVSGDGKLAGILSVRDANSAIVGIGVNLAFADDRPDPQALSVAEIGGDPDADALAAHVVGGLHTWYSRFVASGGDARRCGAHEAYSAQCVTLGRDVEVFAPDGVWQGHATDIDAEGRLLVRDRHALVRAVSAADVSLKG